Genomic segment of Alteribacter lacisalsi:
GTTGTATAGGAAGAACACCTGGCCTCCCCGGGCAAGCTCACGTTCAATCGCCTCTCTTGTAAGCGCCTCGTTGTACTCCACCACATACGTCTGTACCGGAAAACGGTTCTCGGGCGGGGTTTCAATAACCGAAAGATCCCGCACACCGAGCATGCTCATGTGGAGCGTCCTCGGAATCGGTGTTGCCGTAAGTGTCAGCACATCCACGTTCGCTTTCAGCTGTTTAATCTTTTCCTTATGTGTCACTCCGAAACGCTGTTCCTCATCCACCACGAGCAGACCGAGGTCTTTAAACTTCACATCTTTTGAAAGGAGGCGGTGTGTACCCACAACGATATCCACGGAGCCTTTTTCAAGACCGTTTATTGTCACTTTCTGTTCCTTTTTGGAACGGAAGCGGCTCATCAGCCCGATATTAATCGGAAAATCCTGAAAACGTTCGCGGATCGTTTCGTAGTGCTGCTGGGCGAGAATCGTCGTAGGCACGAGAAACGCGACCTGCTTGCCGTCCATTATGGCTTTAAAGGCCGCACGAAGTGCTACTTCAGTTTTTCCATAGCCTACGTCGCCGCAAAGAAGGCGGTCCATCGGACGGTCCCGTTCCATATCCTTTTTAATCTCTTCGATTGCCGTCAACTGGTCTTCGGTCTCCTGGTACGGGAATGACTGTTCAAATTCCCGTTGCTCATGACCGTCTTTCGAGAAGGCGTACCCTTTTGACGCTTCCCGCTCAGCATAAAGCTTGATCAGGTCGTCGGCAATATCTTCCACCGATGACTTGACTTTGCTCTTCACCTTCTTCCAGTCACTTCCACCGAGCGCATACAACTTCGGCTCCTTGTCTTCTGAGCCTACATATTTCTGCACCTGATCGATCTGATCCACAGGTACGTAAAGCTTGTCGTCACCTGCATAGGTAATATGCATGTAGTCTTTATGGAGACCGCCGATATCAAGTGTTTCTATTCCGAGATATTTTCCGATCCCGTGGTTAATGTGAACGACCCAGTCACCGACTTTCAGCTCGGAATAGCTTTTTATCCGTTCTGCATTCGACAGCTTCTGCCGGTTTCGTTTCGGTTTTCGTGTTTTCTTTGTAAATACTTCTTCTTCCGTGATCACGATGAGTTTCTGCATCGGCAGTTCAAATCCTGCCGTCATATGGCCGATCGTAATAAGCGCCTGTCCCTGGGCGGGAACGGAATCCGAATTTGTCAGAGCGGCTTCAATATCATAGTCTGAGAGCACCTGCTTCATGCGCTGGGCCCGGTCTTCATCTCCTGCTGCGAACAGAATGCTGTACCCGCTTTCCTTCCAGCGTTCCACTTCTGTTTTAAGAAGATGGAGCTGGCCGTGAAAGTTCTGGGTCGATTTCGCCTGGAAATTGACGATATTCTTCGGGGCAGTAGACGGCACATGCCGTAAAAACAAACTCATGTAAACGCGCGGGAGCCGCGTCTTCTCCATTAATTCAGACCACGACTTTGAGATAGCCAGATCCTTTACACTCGCCCCCTGAGCAAGCATGGTCGTCTGCCATTCGGCTTCCTCATTTTCGAGGTTTCCTGCCATCTCCTGTACGCGGCTGATTTCGTCTACAAAAACTGCTCCTCCGTCAGGCAGATAGTCAAGAAGGGTCGCTTTTTCGTCATAGTAGTACGCCATATATTTGTACATGGAATCAAAAGGTGTTTTCTCTTTCAGCCAGCTGAGCTCTTCCCCGATCTTCTCTGCTGTTTTTTCCTTCAGGGCATTGTCCTTCAGGCGGTTCAGTGTCCCGGCAAGCTCTTTTTCAAGCTGTTCTGCACCGTTCCTGTAATGCTCGTCATACAGAAGGACCTCCTTTGCAGGGCCAATCCACATCTCTTTTACCTGTTCGAGCGAACGCTGCGTTTCCACGTCAAAATGCCGGATTGAGTCCACTTCCGTGTCGAACAGTTCAATCCGGACCGGATGCTCTTCTGTGAGCGGGTAAAGGTCGATAATCCCTCCGCGCACGCTGAATTCACCCGGGGAAGAAACCATTGCCGACCGGGTGAAGCCCATAGCAATAAAACGGCTGAGAAGGTCTTCCAGATTCACATCCTCCCCAACGGTCAGCTTGGCCTGACAGCTCTTCCATACGTCCATAGGCGGAAGAAGTCGGCGAAGACCGGCCATTGGAGTAATTACGATCCCCTGTCTGCCGCTGGTCCAGTGATTCAATACTTCAAGGCGCTGGCCTCTCATCTCCGGAGAAGCTACTGCGATTTCTGAAGCGATCAGTTCGTTTACAGGGTATAAAAACACCCGCTCCTCGCTTATAAGCGACGTCAGATCCTCATACAGCTTCTGAGCCTGATATAAATTATGTGTGACAATCAGCTGGGACTGTCCCGTTTTTTCATATATGGATGATAAAAATAATGACCTGGATGATCCGGTCAGGCCGGCAACCATCTGCTCGGACAGCGACGCTTCAATCCCGTCCGCCACACTCGCCAGATCGTCCCCCCGGCTGAACAATTCTATTAAACCTTTCACGGCCTCTTCCCCCCTTAACATAGCCTG
This window contains:
- the mfd gene encoding transcription-repair coupling factor, which produces MKGLIELFSRGDDLASVADGIEASLSEQMVAGLTGSSRSLFLSSIYEKTGQSQLIVTHNLYQAQKLYEDLTSLISEERVFLYPVNELIASEIAVASPEMRGQRLEVLNHWTSGRQGIVITPMAGLRRLLPPMDVWKSCQAKLTVGEDVNLEDLLSRFIAMGFTRSAMVSSPGEFSVRGGIIDLYPLTEEHPVRIELFDTEVDSIRHFDVETQRSLEQVKEMWIGPAKEVLLYDEHYRNGAEQLEKELAGTLNRLKDNALKEKTAEKIGEELSWLKEKTPFDSMYKYMAYYYDEKATLLDYLPDGGAVFVDEISRVQEMAGNLENEEAEWQTTMLAQGASVKDLAISKSWSELMEKTRLPRVYMSLFLRHVPSTAPKNIVNFQAKSTQNFHGQLHLLKTEVERWKESGYSILFAAGDEDRAQRMKQVLSDYDIEAALTNSDSVPAQGQALITIGHMTAGFELPMQKLIVITEEEVFTKKTRKPKRNRQKLSNAERIKSYSELKVGDWVVHINHGIGKYLGIETLDIGGLHKDYMHITYAGDDKLYVPVDQIDQVQKYVGSEDKEPKLYALGGSDWKKVKSKVKSSVEDIADDLIKLYAEREASKGYAFSKDGHEQREFEQSFPYQETEDQLTAIEEIKKDMERDRPMDRLLCGDVGYGKTEVALRAAFKAIMDGKQVAFLVPTTILAQQHYETIRERFQDFPINIGLMSRFRSKKEQKVTINGLEKGSVDIVVGTHRLLSKDVKFKDLGLLVVDEEQRFGVTHKEKIKQLKANVDVLTLTATPIPRTLHMSMLGVRDLSVIETPPENRFPVQTYVVEYNEALTREAIERELARGGQVFFLYNRVEDIESMADKVAALVPDASVRFAHGQMTETELENVILDFLEGSADVLVTTTIIETGVDIPNVNTLLIYDADRMGLSQLYQLRGRVGRSNRVAYAYFTHQRDKVLTEVAEKRLQSIKEFTELGSGFKIAMRDLSIRGAGNLLGAEQHGFIASVGFDLYSQMLKDAIDDRKESIKKDDGQKKTPQKKQQDIELDIKVDAYIPESYISDSKQKIDMYKRFKSLESHRDILDLQNEMIDRFGDYPKEVGYLFQVAKIRHYARQEKIESINEKNNECKVIISPDMTEHIDGAKLMEMVTKISRKMNLSMTGNAITIHCKRKTLDDGEYLNYLESALSRLDEVRKEPVG